In the genome of Raphanus sativus cultivar WK10039 chromosome 4, ASM80110v3, whole genome shotgun sequence, one region contains:
- the LOC130511439 gene encoding uncharacterized protein LOC130511439: MSFQGWDPGLRRELWIRRGINYRIGKVQKQQRILGNKIRRDQQGLYRRGILRKSKARLGFSRNQDILLEGNEEFIAGDEEFQNLTDGEMEELDTLQVDNDGVMEPGAQNIAGGEEEKKKGTRKALFKPTSLAVGTSKKLFVQAVLSPRKKVQGKVGKKQGKVTRKKEDKGPSNPIFFMILYPVESSEVMSCVLLVFCNFFPLVISSVSVFLLLVLMLFRHSVGLLLLACYNRELRLRNKMVVLGLIVIGIMVSGQSALCGMMGLQWNLVQVCKRWVLWTKLASSKQGQRYVICFSQMKFYIGLGGEKNNFGKSERKISVLWCLEVLLSLYKRKMESLVADVRLVTMDTMEIKQLYQNVVFIFSAGNKEAQDFAFVNGFQSHFGYDNLVTVDPVGKSGGLALFYNNEQQVKVLYTSNRMIDVEAEVKGKRVFLTFVYGDPVQKLREQVWERLTRYGITRSDPWFIIGDLNEITGNHEKEGGTLRSAASFVPFNNMIRNCGLLEFPARGNKMSWQGKRGKGKGATTIRCRLDRALANEDWHTIFPASYTEYLGLIGSDHRPVVAFLEDKVPKRKGQFRFDKRWIGQEGLIESITRGWKEDDGDDTVDIVTRISNCRHEMAKWRKNNPPYGKEKIADLQKALEEVQTDDNRTQEEILEISKKLQDAYKDEEEYWQQKSRNMWNTAGDRSTKFYHALTKQRRARNRIVGLYDEGGNWITEEQGIEKVAVDYFDDLFTTTSPSEFDNFLEEITPTITYPMNQMLIKMATEEEVRQTLFMMHPEKAPGPDGMTALFFQHSWHIIKNDIVEMVNEFLVSGDMDSRLNITNICMIPKTERPTRMTEIRPISLCNVGYKIISKVLCQRLKLCLPKLISETQSAFVAGRLISDNILIAQEMFHGLRTNKACQGKFMAIKTDMSKAYDRVEWDFIQALLHKMGFDSHWIKLMMGCISSVQYQVLLNGQPRGLIVPQRGLRQGDPLSPYLFIMCTEALIANIKKAERGKQLTGMKVARACPSISHLLFADDSLFFCKAQKEECQTILRILKEYEAVSGQQINFQKSSIQFGHKIEEASRQELRDILGIQNLGGMGSYLGLPENIGGSKIQVFGFIQERLNSRVNGWTFKFFTKGGKEVIIKSVVTALPNHVMSCYRLPKATAKKLTSAVAQFWWSPGGSTRGMHWKSWDKLVLSKEDGGLDFKDLTDFNTAMLGKQLWRLIEKPKTLFSRVFKGRYFRNASPIEPIRSYSPSYGWRSIISARSLALRTLVDPQDVQIIESIPLSRNRLEDRDGWHFTNNGKYTVKSGYQVERVYPDKEKPLAVFGPSVDALKSFCWKVRCPPKLKHFLWQLVSGCIAVRKNLQARGIKGDICCDRCGAPEESINHVFFECPPARQVWALSQIPSSPAIFPYQGLFTNMDYLFWRIDPKMETYQYAWILWYIWKGRNNKVFSNLDVDPRDTLKLAETESTLWMEAQNADTQNLVRQVEVVPQTAIPGRWCFIDGSWKDKDSFSGQGWYSTLEGFDSLMGARNVRASLSPLHSEVEALIWAMENIIHVPRQQNMQADRLARSARTQPFFVVHMDAELPAWFSVTG, from the exons ATGAGCTTTCAAGGCTGGGATCCGGGTTTACGCAGGGAGTTATGGATTCGCAGGGGTATCAATTACAGGATCGGGAAGGTTCAGAAACAACAAAGAATTTTGGGCAATAAGATCCGGCGAGATCAACAAGGATTATATCGAAGAGGGATACTAAGGAAATCAAAGGCGAGATTGGGGTTCTCAAGAAATCAAG ATATCCTCTTGGAGGGAAATGAAGAGTTCATTGCAGGTGATGAGGAATTTCAAAATCTAACTGATGGTGAGATGGAGGAATTGGATACTTTACAAGTGGACAATGATGGGGTTATGGAACCGGGTGCTCAGAACATAGCAGGCGgggaagaggagaagaagaaaggaactCGCAAAGCTTTGTTTAAGCCAACCTCGCTGGCGGTAGGAACTTCGAAGAAACTGTTTGTCCAGGCAGTGTTATCACCAAGGAAAAAGGTTCAGGGTAAGGTAGGAAAGAAGCAGGGAAAAGTCACAAGAAAGAAAGAGGATAAGGGCCCTTCAAACCCGATCTTCTTCATGATTTTATATCCAGTGGAGAGCAGTGAAGTGATGTCCTGTGTGTTGTTGGTGTTTtgcaatttttttcctttagtAATAAGCTCTGTGAGCGTTTTCTTGTTGCTGGTTTTAATGTTGTTTAGGCATAGTGTTGGCCTTCTTTTGCTTGCTTGTTATAATCGTGAGTTACGGTTAAGGAATAAAATGGTTGTTTTGGGTTTAATTGTAATTGGTATTATGGTATCTGGTCAAAGTGCGTTATGTGGTATGATGGGTTTACAATGGAATCTGGTTCAAGTGTGTAAGCGATGGGTACTATGGACTAAATTGGCAAGCAGCAAACAAGGTCAAAGGTATGTAATTTGCTTCAGtcaaatgaaattttatattgGTCTTGGGGGAGAAAAGAATAATTTTggtaaatcagagagaaaaaTAAGCGTATTATGGTGCTTGGAAGTTCTACTAAGCTTGTATAAAAGGAAGATGGAATCTTTGGTTGCTGACGTTCGTTTGGTTACTATGGATACAATGGAGATTAAACAATTATACCAGAATGtggtatttattttttctgCAGGGAACAAGGAAGCT CAAGATTTTGCGTTTGTCAATGGTTTTCAATCACATTTTGGTTATGATAATTTGGTTACGGTGGACCCGGTTGGGAAGAGTGGTGGTTTGGCCCTATTTTACAATAATGAGCAGCAGGTCAAGGTTCTATATACGAGTAACCGTATGATAGATGTGGAGGCAGAGGTTAAGGGGAAGCGAGTTTTCTTAACTTTTGTGTATGGTGATCCTGTCCAAAAGTTAAGAGAACAGGTCTGGGAAAGGCTTACTAGGTATGGGATTACAAGAAGCGACCCTTGGTTTATCATTGGAGATCTGAATGAAATTACTGGAAATCATGAAAAAGAGGGAGGTACTTTACGTAGTGCAGCCTCCTTTGTCCCTTTCAATAACATGATACGGAATTGTGGATTATTAGAGTTCCCGGCTCGGGGAAACAAAATGTCATGGCAAGGAAAAAGAGGTAAAGGGAAAGGGGCCACGACAATCAGATGTAGATTGGATCGTGCATTAGCAAATGAGGATTGGCATACAATTTTCCCAGCTTCTTATACTGAATATTTGGGCTTGATAGGATCAGATCATCGTCCAGTAGTGGCCTTTCTGGAGGACAAGGTACCAAAAAGAAAGGGACAATTTCGTTTCGATAAAAGGTGGATAGGACAAGAGGGACTAATAGAATCTATCACTAGGGGATGGAAGGAAGATGATGGAGATGATACGGTGGATATTGTTACGAGAATCAGTAACTGTCGACATGAGATGGCTAAATGGCGGAAGAATAATCCGCCATATGGGAAGGAAAAAATAGCAGATCTTCAAAAGGCTCTTGAAGAGGTTCAAACGGATGACAATAGGACCCAAGAGGAAATCTTGGAGATATCGAAAAAACTGCAAGACGCAtataaagatgaagaagagtatTGGCAACAGAAAAGCAGGAATATGTGGAATACGGCTGGGGATCGCAGTACTAAATTCTATCATGCTTTAACTAAGCAACGTAGGGCTCGTAATAGGATTGTGGGTCTCTATGATGAAGGAGGAAACTGGATTACGGAGGAGCAAGGGATTGAGAAGGTAGCTGTTGattattttgatgatttattTACTACTACCTCTCCCTCAGAATTTGATAATTTTCTGGAAGAGATTACGCCAACTATTACGTATCCGATGAATCAAATGTTGATAAAGATGGCGACAGAGGAAGAGGTAAGACAGACCTTGTTTATGATGCACCCTGAAAAGGCACCGGGTCCGGATGGAATGACTGCTCTGTTCTTTCAGCACTCTTGGCATATAATTAAGAACGATATCGTTGAAATGGTAAATGAGTTTTTGGTCTCAGGAGATATGGATTCAAGGttaaatattactaatatttgTATGATACCAAAGACGGAAAGACCGACAAGGATGACAGAGATAAGACCTATAAGTTTGTGTAATGTTGGATATAAGATTATATCGAAAGTCTTATGCCAGAGATTGAAACTTTGTCTCCCAAAACTTATATCGGAAACCCAATCGGCTTTTGTGGCAGGAAGGTTGATTTCCGATAATATTCTTATCGCTCAGGAAATGTTTCATGGACTAAGGACCAATAAAGCATGTCAAGGAAAGTTTATGGCAATCAAAACGGACatgagtaaagcatatgatAGAGTGGAGTGGGACTTTATTCAGGCTCTTCTCCATAAAATGGGTTTTGATTCACATTGGATAAAATTAATGATGGGGTGTATATCATCAGTGCAGTACCAGGTATTGTTAAATGGCCAACCTCGAGGTCTAATAGTCCCCCAGAGAGGTTTACGCCAAGGGGATCCCTTATCGccctatttatttattatgtgtaCTGAAGCGTTGATTGCGAATATAAAAAAGGCTGAGAGGGGTAAACAACTTACGGGTATGAAGGTTGCTAGAGCTTGTCCATCCATATCTCATTTGctttttgcagatgatagtctgTTTTTCTGCAAGGCGCAGAAGGAAGAATGTCAAACTATTCTTAGGATTCTAAAGGAGTATGAGGCGGTATCAGGTCAACAAATAAACTTTCAGAAATCTTCTATACAATTTGGACACAAAATAGAAGAAGCTAGCAGACAGGAATTAAGAGATATTTTGGGAATTCAAAATCTAGGAGGAATGGGCTCTTACCTGGGATTACCGGAGAATATTGGTGGATCCAAAATACAAGTCTTTGGGTTTATACAGGAAAGGTTGAACAGTAGGGTAAATGGTTGGACTTTCAAATTTTTTACTAAAGGTGGAAAGGAGGTGATCATTAAATCCGTGGTAACGGCATTACCAAATCATGTGATGTCGTGTTATAGGTTACCAAAGGCGACTGCAAAGAAATTAACGAGTGCGGTTGCGCAATTTTGGTGGAGCCCAGGAGGGAGTACAAGAGGCATGCATTGGAAATCTTGGGACAAACTAGTGTTAAGTAAGGAGGATGGAGGCTTGGACTTCAAAGACCTTACGGATTTTAATACGGCAATGCTTGGAAAGCAGCTATGGCGACTGATTGAGAAACCCAAGACTTTATTCTCACGGGTCTTTAAAGGACGGTACTTTAGGAATGCTTCACCCATAGAACCGATCCGATCATACTCTCCGTCGTATGGCTGGAGGAGTATTatctctgctagatctctg GCACTTCGGACTTTGGTAGATCCTCAGGATGTACAAATTATTGAAAGTATACCGCTTAGCAGGAACCGATTGGAGGATAGGGATGGATGGCATTTCACAAACAACGGAAAATATACGGTGAAGTCAGGATACCAAGTAGAGAGAGTTTATCCTGATAAGGAGAAACCATTAGCAGTATTTGGACCTTCAGTTGATGCTTTGAAATCATTTTGCTGGAAAGTAAGATGCCCACCAAAGCTTAAACATTTCCTATGGCAATTGGTATCAGGGTGCATAGCAGTGAGAAAGAATTTGCAGGCAAGAGGGATAAAAGGGGACATATGTTGTGATAGGTGCGGCGCTCCCGAAGAATCCataaatcatgtgttttttgaGTGTCCACCAGCGCGTCAGGTATGGGCTCTTTCGCAGATCCCTTCCAGTCCAGCTATTTTCCCTTATCAAGGTCTTTTtacaaatatggattatttattttggagaattGATCCGAAGATGGAAACTTATCAGTATGCTTGGATTCTATGGTACATCTGGAAAGGAAGGAATAATAAGGTTTTCAGTAACTTAGATGTGGATCCGAGAGATACTTTGAAACTGGCAGAGACAGAATCAACACTTTGGATGGAGGCACAAAACGCAGATACACAGAATTTGGTGCGACAAGTTGAGGTAGTACCACAGACGGCAATACCAGGACGTTGGTGTTTCATAGATGGTTCGTGGAAAGACAAAGACAGTTTCTCCGGCCAAGGTTGGTATAGTACTTTAGAAGGTTTCGACAGTTTGATGGGAGCACGGAATGTCAGAGCAAGTCTTTCTCCCCTCCACTCGGAGGTAGAGGCTCTGATATGGGCAATGGAAA ACATTATTCATGTACCAAGACAGCAGAATATGCAGGCGGATCGACTAGCACGTAGTGCCAGGACACAACCGTtttttgttgttcacatggatgcagagttgcCGGCATGGTTTTCAGTGACCGGATGA
- the LOC108851274 gene encoding cytochrome P450 76C2-like, with protein sequence MRNTMAPAVLLTLSFLLTYLLFAAIKSRRRSSGPLRLVPSGLPGPPRLLGWPIIGLLHIIGKAPHRSLATLSNFYGPVMSLRLGSLTTVVISSPEAAREVLKTLDHVFSAQVFNETVRTISHQEDVSLPRLPSTSPHWRLWRKILETKLFSRKCLHATKTIRSKKVKELVTFIIESSERAEAVEIARACFVTSLNVISNVVFSTDLGSYDQMASSELRDSLFRVMEIMGKPNLANYLPSIEYLDLQGIKEETKVCSERLLSVFQGLIDARIAERSLRTGPRDERNSDLLDSLVDFIQDDGLEVDMNDIKHFLYDLFIAGTETNSTTVEWAMVELLRNPEAMANAKVEINFIVGPNRYVSDSDLLQFPYLQAVVAETLRLHPPNPFLIPRKAESDIEVLGFLVPENAQILVNAWAIGRDQNVWENAGRFKPERFLGRDLGSVGKDFEMIPFGAGRRMCPGILLALRLVPHMLASLIYSFEWTLENGKDYAAPADLDMDETFGLTLHKANPLYSDYVNKNYDYLY encoded by the exons ATGAGAAACACTATGGCTCCAGCTGTGCTCTTGACACTTAGCTTCCTTTTAACATATCTTCTCTTTGCCGCCATTAAATCACGACGGAGGTCATCAGGCCCACTGCGTCTGGTACCTTCAGGACTTCCCGGACCGCCCAGACTTTTGGGATGGCCCATCATCGGACTTCTTCATATCATCGGAAAAGCTCCTCACCGTTCACTTGCTACCCTCTCAAACTTTTATGGACCAGTCATGAGTCTTAGACTTGGAAGTTTAACCACCGTGGTCATTTCTTCACCAGAGGCAGCACGAGAGGTTTTGAAAACGCTTGACCATGTCTTCTCTGCACAAGTCTTCAATGAGACCGTTAGAACCATCAGTCACCAGGAAGATGTCTCCCTTCCACGGCTACCTTCCACATCGCCTCATTGGAG GTTATGGAGGAAGATATTAGAGACTAAGCTGTTCTCAAGGAAGTGTCTACACGCCACGAAGACCATACGGTCGAAGAAAGTGAAAGAGCTTGTAACATTCATTATTGAAAGCAGCGAGAGAGCAGAAGCTGTCGAGATAGCTCGTGCTTGCTTCGTCACATCGCTTAATGTTATCTCAAACGTTGTGTTTTCGACCGACTTAGGTAGTTACGACCAGATGGCCTCATCGGAACTCCGAGACTCGTTGTTTCGTGTAATGGAAATCATGGGGAAACCGAACCTCGCAAACTATTTGCCGTCTATTGAATATCTTGATCTACAAGGTATCAAGGAAGAGACGAAGGTATGTTCGGAGAGATTACTTAGTGTTTTCCAAGGGCTCATTGATGCTCGGATTGCAGAAAGATCATTGCGGACTGGACCTAGAGATGAACGTAACAGCGATCTTTTGGATTCCCTTGTCGATTTTATTCAAGATGACGGATTGGAAGTCGACATGAACGATATCAAACACTTTCTATAC GACTTATTTATTGCGGGGACGGAAACGAACTCTACCACAGTAGAATGGGCAATGGTTGAGCTATTACGTAATCCAGAGGCTATGGCCAACGCTAAAGTCGAGATCAACTTTATCGTTGGCCCAAACCGTTACGTTAGTGACTCTGATCTCCTACAGTTTCCTTACTTACAAGCTGTTGTAGCAGAGACTCTGCGCTTGCACCCACCGAATCCATTTCTGATCCCACGCAAAGCTGAGTCAGACATAGAGGTTTTAGGGTTCCTAGTCCCTGAGAATGCTCAGATTCTGGTGAACGCTTGGGCTATAGGACGAGACCAAAACGTTTGGGAAAACGCAGGACGGTTCAAGCCAGAGAGGTTCTTGGGACGAGACCTTGGGTCGGTAGGTAAAGATTTTGAGATGATACCGTTTGGAGCTGGACGAAGGATGTGCCCTGGAATATTATTGGCGTTGAGGCTTGTGCCTCACATGCTTGCTTCACTTATCTATTCGTTTGAATGGACTCTTGAAAACGGCAAAGACTACGCGGCTCCTGCAGATTTGGACATGGACGAGACTTTTGGTCTTACCTTGCACAAGGCCAACCCACTTTACTCTGACTACGTCAATAAAAACTACGACTATTTATATTAA
- the LOC108851402 gene encoding cytochrome P450 76C4 → MEVAIFLIFCFLLSFLLLAAAVTSQRRSTALPPGPPGWPIIGNILQIGKAPHRSLADLSKIYGPVMNLRLGSLTTVIISSPEAAREVLKTHDQVLSGRIILDPVRSIDHQNVSMAWLSSTSPRWRLWRKISATHMFSPQCLEATKSVRMKKVNELVTFISEICERGESVDIARASFVTSLNIISNTFFSTDLGSYDPRTSMELQESVVRIMETIGKPNLANYFPLIGFLDVQGIRKEMKVCSDVLFQVFQGFIDARNNEKSSRSETDLLDSLMDLVKENGSELNVNDIKHFLYDLFIAGTDTNSTTVEWAMAELLRNPKTMAKAQAEMDDVVGPNGVVQESHISDLPYLQALVKETLRLHPPGPLLGPHKAESNVEVLGFLVPKNAQVLVNAWYIGRDSSVWENSEQFEPERFLVGREIDVKGRDFELIPFGAGRRICPGMSLAMKTVSLVLASLLHSFEWKLQNGVLPEDLNMDESFGVSLHKTNPLYAVPVKKLNKTTTLVS, encoded by the exons atggaggtggctaTATTCCTGATCTTTTGCTTCCTATTATCATTCCTTCTCCTCGCTGCCGCCGTCACATCCCAACGGAGATCCACCGCACTTCCTCCAGGACCTCCGGGATGGCCAATCATTGGAAACATTCTCCAAATCGGGAAAGCTCCTCATCGTTCACTTGCCGACCTATCCAAAATTTATGGACCAGTCATGAATCTTAGGCTTGGAAGTTTAACCACAGTGATCATTTCCTCACCAGAGGCCGCACGAGAGGTGCTTAAAACACATGATCAAGTCCTGTCTGGACGAATCATCCTCGACCCGGTTCGTTCCATCGACCACCAGAATGTCTCCATGGCCTGGCTATCTTCGACGTCCCCTCGTTGGAG GTTATGGAGGAAGATATCGGCCACTCACATGTTCTCCCCGCAGTGCCTCGAAGCCACCAAGTCCGTGCGCATGAAGAAAGTGAATGAACTTGTAACCTTTATTAGCGAAATATGCGAAAGAGGAGAGTCCGTCGACATTGCTCGTGCCTCATTCGTCACATCGCTCAATATAATCTCAAACACTTTCTTTTCGACTGATTTGGGTAGTTATGACCCGAGAACCTCCATGGAGCTCCAAGAATCGGTGGTTCGCATAATGGAAACCATTGGGAAACCAAACCTAGCCAACTATTTTCCACTTATAGGGTTTCTTGACGTGCAAGGTATCCGGAAAGAGATGAAAGTATGCTCAGATGTGTTGTTTCAGGTTTTTCAAGGGTTCATCGATGCTCGGAACAATGAGAAATCATCTCGGAGTGAAACTGATCTCTTGGATTCGCTTATGGATTTAGTCAAAGAAAATGGATCCGAACTCAACGTGAACGACATCAAACACTTTCTCTAC GACTTGTTTATTGCAGGGACTGATACGAACTCCACCACGGTGGAATGGGCAATGGCTGAGCTACTTCGCAACCCTAAGACAATGGCTAAAGCTCAAGCCGAGATGGACGACGTGGTAGGTCCAAATGGTGTAGTTCAGGAGTCACACATCTCGGATCTTCCGTATTTACAAGCATTAGTGAAAGAGACTCTCCGTTTGCACCCACCGGGTCCACTTCTGGGACCACACAAAGCCGAGTCAAATGTAGAGGTTTTAGGGTTTCTCGTGCCTAAGAATGCTCAGGTTTTGGTAAATGCTTGGTATATTGGACGAGACTCGAGCGTTTGGGAAAACTCAGAGCAGTTTGAGCCAGAGAGGTTTCTGGTGGGACGAGAAATTGATGTGAAAGGTAGAGATTTTGAGCTGATACCGTTTGGAGCTGGACGAAGAATATGCCCTGGAATGTCTTTGGCTATGAAGACAGTATCTCTCGTTCTTGCTTCTCTTCTTCATTCTTTTGAATGGAAGCTTCAAAACGGTGTCCTTCCTGAGGATTTGAACATGGACGAGAGCTTCGGTGTTAGCTTGCATAAGACCAACCCACTTTATGCAGTCCCCGTCAAGAAATTGAATAAAACTACCACTCTTGTATCGTAA